From the Thermoproteota archaeon genome, the window TGTCTCAAGCAGGTGCATTTGTAGCTGCTCTCAAAAATTACAATTTACCAGATTTCATTTTAGAGCTGGTCGCAAAGGAATCAAATTCAGAATTATTGGAAAGGGGTAGAATCGACGATAGATTACAAAGTATGAATGATCAAGCACTCGAGCTTTTACACAAAGTCTTTGTAGACTGTGAAGAAGATGATGCTGGAAAGTATGCTCAATACAGATTTTATGCATATGTATCAAGCATGTATCACAAATGTGAAGTTTTGATAAATGAGTCAATTCCTGGGAAATCAGGAAAAAATCACAAGGTTCCTGTAGCAGTAAAAAATAATGGAATGTATATTGCGGTAGCATTTAACAAAGCTACTGGAAACCAAATTGCAAAAAAAGACACTGTCAAATTCTATGATATTGTAGATGACATTAAGAAAGGTGAACAAGGAACCATGCTCACTGATGCAATTTATGGTTCTTCTGTTGGATTCAAGGGCGAAGCACTAGTTGAGCTTGAAAAACTAAGCAAATCAAGAAGTAATGATCCTGAAAATAAGCTTGATTTTAAAACTGCTAACTTTGAAAACAATATTTACTCTGTAACAAAGTGCTAATCATTTTCTCATAACCATTTTACGTCATCTAATTCATAATATTTTGTTTTGTCTTTAGAGTGACGTGGTCTTGTATGCAAAACAGTATTACAACAAGGACATTTTGTTCCCTTCCAATTAATATAAACACTGCAAACACTACAACGTTTTTGGCCAGAATTATATCTCAACAGCACATCACCTAGAAGATGCTTTAATGATGTTTGGCACAAGCCTTTACATGAAAACATGAAAAGGATAACAGAAATTAGATTAAAAGAAAATGGTGAGAACACTATAACCGAAAGCTTGAGACATCCATTGTAAGAAACATTGGCTTGTCATTGGTCTTTTCAAAATTTTCTCCATATTGTTCAAATGGCAAATTTGCATAAAAGTGTCTAGTCCAGACATCGTGAACATCTTCTTTGAATTTTTTATGCCCTGCTTGTCTTAGTAACTCATGAGATAATTCATGAGATACAGTAGTACAGTTTTTTTCTGCCAAGAACATAACATCATCAGTAGTTTTTGGTTTTTGCCAATGTATCATGGCAAAATTTTGAGCAAAATATCCTTCACAAGTGCAATCAGTCCAAAACGGCCTAAAATGTGATAGGTAAAAATGAAATGTGTCCTCTCCACGTTGCCGATGATCTCTCAGTAGAGCATTGGTGTCAAGTCGTTCAAGTAAACCTCTATGACCAGTGATCATCTCGTCACATTTGACATCATAATTTTTTGAGAATTTTTCTTTAATCCATTTTTTGTAAAAATTTGCCATATGAATAACATATTGAAACTCTTCGTTTCGTTTTCCATAATCCTCTTCCTTTATTACAAAAATGAAATGCAGAAGCATTTTAAGAAAAATAGATGGTTAGGTTTGGCCTTCGATGCCCATTAATGTTAGAGTTGATCTAATTTTTTCGATCTTTCTAATTTTCCATGTAATGGTTTCTCTCAGTTTTTCCACGGTATCTGATTCAATTTTTGCTAAAATATCATATGCGCCAAAAGTTCCATGTACTTCACGTACGCCTTCAAGGCCTTTTAGTTGCTGAATGATAGCTTCCTCAGAACCGAGTTCACAGTTTATTAAAACATAAGCTGTTGCCATGTACTGCTTTAGGAAATACGGCTATATCAATAAACCGATTTGGCTATTTTGATAATTTTAGGATGCTGCTCCAGATTTCTTTGGGAACTGGCATGACAGATAGCCTAGAAATGCGTAATAATTCCCAGTTTTTGAATTTTTTTTGTTTTTTCATTTCAGATAAGGTTACTGGATTTTTGAGCTGACTCTTGTATTTTACATCTACAACAACATATCTTTCATCTTTTTCATCAGGATTTGGGTAGGGGTTTTTTGTAACTTCCATAATTCCCACGGCTTGTTTCTGATCACCTGAATGATAAAAGAGAATTTGATCACCCTTTTTCATATTGCGTATATGTTTTAGTGCCAAATTGTTATGCACACCATCCCAGACAGTTTTCTTTTCTTTCTTTAGAGTTTCAAAATTGTAACTTGAAGGTTCTTGTTTTGCAAGCCAGTAGTTTACCATGATAATCCTATCAATACAGGGTTTAATTATTTTTGTAAGAGAATGTTCCCCGGTTCTGACTCGCGCAAGATCATTGGTGTTTTTAGCCATTAACCTCCTTGGGTTTTTCTAACCGGGGTTGCCCGAATGTAGCACACCTGGGTGAATTAGAAATCATTGAAATCAATACGATCACCTCATCCCAATCCGTCTGCGTGCTTGCTCTTGGGCACAATACAATACACTTGGTCAAATATTAACCAGGCAGGTTGATTTCAAATCCCACTACTGGAACTCTAATCTTAAAATTTTCAATTATTGCTGAATCGATTTCTCCAATTGTTCCAATTGAGTTTCCATTAAGAATGACTTTGGCTGATCTGCCTTTTTTGAACAAAGATTCCGAGGATGTCTTTGTCAGTGAGTCAAGATTGAATGAGGTCTTTAACATAGATTGCATGATAGATTTTATTTCAGTGAAATTTGATGATTGGTGAGCACTGACACAAGCAACATGTGTTGTTTCATTAATTGGATTTCCAAGTGTAAAGACTGTGCCGATTTCAAATAATTTCTGAGGGTACTGCTCATGAATATTTCGTGAGAGATTTTCAATCAATCCAGGAAGAAGTGAATCACGTAAAATTGTGTGCTCTTGACTTTTGGAATCAACGACAGAAATACTATCTTTCGGATCTCTTTGAGTAGAACTGTAAAGAATTCGTTCACTTGTTAAACTAGAGTTTAGTGCTTCTGTAAATCCAAGTCCAACCAAAACTGAACTTAGAGTTTTGAGTTTTTCTGAAAATTGGTTTTTTTGACCAACAGTTAATGATGGAGATAATATCGGTTCCAAGTTTTGAATGCCATAACCCAGTGCAACTTCTTCAACTAAATCCATTGGGCCAAAGATATCAAATCTATATCGAGGTATAGTACACTCGATCTTTTTTCCTTTAGCGATTGCATCTAATCTAGATTTTTTCAAGCATGAGCATATCAGTGATGTAGTAAGATTTGTTCCAAGTGTTTTGTTTACTAGGTCAGAGTCAAGCGTCAGTTTTTTATTTTTTAATAATGGTGAAGAGTTTTTGGAGCCAGAAATTTTTACCGACTCTAGCTTAAATCCTGCACTTTGAAGAATGGTTGCAACTACAGAAAGAGCGTCTTCTACATCATCTTTGTTCAGACCAGTAACTTCTACAAGAAGATTCTTTGTTTTAGTAGTAACAGTAGTCATTGAAGCGTTGATTATTGGAGGAAATGATACGGTTTTTCCTTTGGAGTCTATAATAATTGGAAATTTCGTTGAATTTCCAAGTATACTGCCATAATCTCTTCCAACATCGGTGTTTTTTAGAATATCAGTTATTGTTTGCTCTTGATTTGAATTAAGTGGAGTAAATTTATGATTTTTATCAGTTGTAGAATACTTAAGTGGAAAGGATATTGTGTCTAGGTCGTGAATACCAATAGAGGATTTTTTTCTTCGTCGGCCAATACCAAAATGAAGATCTTCTTGCATGACCATCAGCTGTTTAATTGTGGCATCATCAATTGAACCACCTTTTGCAATTATGCTAGTAACATATGGTCTAATTTTTGATACTGAAGAATCTACCAGAATTTTATTAGAGCCAGATGAAATTTTTAGTTTGTATAGACCTTTTTTAGTGCCGAGTAATCCTTGCATTCCCAATGCAATTCCAAAATCAGTTGAATAGTCCGGTCGGTTAGGACTGTATTCAATTCTAATTTCATCTTTTGATTCAGACTCAATGTCTAATCCAAGATATGGAAGACTCTCAAGAATTTGCTTTCTTGAAACTTTACCGATAAGTTTCTCAAGTCTAGAATAACTTAATTCAACTACTGGCATTTTGGCGTGCTCCTCAACCAGCTGAGATTATTATTGTAAAACTCTCTAACATCATCTAGACCATATTTTAGCATGGCAATTCTTTCAATGCCACCACCCCAAGCTAAAACAGGTTTTGTGATTCCCAAAGGCTTTGTAACCTCTGGTCTAAAGATTCCCATTCCAAAGAGCTCAACCCATTTTCCTAATCGATCATTGTAAACCATTGTCTGCAGTGATGGTTCAGTGTATGGAAAGAATGTAGGCCAGAATTTTATTTTGGTTAATCCTAAACGTTTGTAGAATTCTTTTTGAATTCCCATAAGATCACGAAGGGTTGCGTTTTTGCCAACGACAATTCCTTCAATTTGATTAAATTCAACAAGGTGTTTGTAGCTTACCTTTTCATTCCTAAAGACTCTACCTAATGAAAAAACTCTAGCATCATCAGGCTTTTGTTCTGCAAGATATTTTATTGTCACACATGTGGTATGAGTTCGCAAAACCATTTTTTGTGATTCAGAAATATCCCATTGGTATCGCCAATTTTTTTTGTGTGAAGAAGAGACATTCTTAATCTGAGTGGGAGTAGCGGGTTTTTTATCACGTAGATTCTTCAAGTAAAAGGTATCTTGCATTTCACGTGCAGGATGATCCTGTGGAGTGAATAGCGCATCAAAATTCCAAAAACTTGACTGAGATAAATTGCCAAAAATTTCTGAGAATCCCAATGTAACAAAAGTTTCACGAATCTCATCAATAGTATCTTTGAGAGGATGCGTTCTTGCAGCAAAAACTTTTGGAGTATCTGCTTCTACATCTATTGCTCCGCTTGTATCATCTAATTCAATATTGCGAGCACTTTCAGAAAGTGATATTGTTTTTGATGTTGTGATTTCTTCAGTGATAAAATCCGGTCTTTTGACAAGTGAATTATAATCGGATTTGTTACTAATTTCTTCAAGTGATATTTTACTTTCACCAATTTGGTTGATTATTTTTTCACCTGGCAATTCCAAGGGAGGATTGTTGAGTGATATTTTATCTCCGTCCGATTTTATCCAGTTGTTTTTTCTTGCTATTCCCATTGCAGGACCAAAAACAGATTTCATCTCTTTTTGTAAATCTTGAAGTTGTTTTGGTCCGTCTTTTAGTAAATTTAGTAATTGTCTTTCGGGTAAGCCATTTGCTTTTGATTCAAGACCATTTTTACCTAATTTGATTAATGTCTTTTTGGTTTCTGAAACATCAAGAAGATTTTTTAGCTTAAGCCACTCTATCCCACGTCTTATTTGATCAGTGGATAGCGTAGTTTCTTCTTCAAGTTTTTCAGGAGAAATTTTTGGCTTTTCTTTTAAAACTCTGATAATTTTTTTTTCTATATCATGAAAAACCTGAGACACAGCACAAAGTTCTAAAAAGACTTTTTAAACCTTAACCTAAGTCAAACATGAATGTCAGTCGATGACTTTGTAGTTACCCCATGGCATGTTGAAGGAGACATTGACTATGACAAGCTCATAAAGCAGTTTGGTACAGAAAAAATTTCTAGTGAACTTTTGAAAAAAATTACCAAGATTACAGGTGAGGATCACTTTATGTTGAGACGTGGAGTGTTTTTTTCCCACAGGGATTTAGGAAATTTACTCAATGAGTATGAAAAAGGGAAAAAATTTTTCCTATATACTGGAAGAGGCCCATCAGGCCATACTCACATTGGTCATCTTGTACCATGGGTTTTTGCAAAATGGTTACAAGACAAATTTGACGTAAACATGTATTTTCAACTCACTGATGATGAGAAATTCTTCTCAAAGCAAAATCTTACTTTAGAGGAGACAAACAAGTATGCATTTGAAAATGCCCTTGATTTTATTGCACTTGGGTTTGATCCAAAAAAAACAAAGATCATAATTAATACACAAAACATCAGTACGCTTTATCCAATAGCTGCTCAAGTAGCAAAAAAAATTAACTTTTCAAATACAAAAGCAGTTTTTGGTTTCACAAATGAAACTAACATTGGAATGATTTTCTATACATCACTTCAATCTGCTCCATGTTTCATTGAGGATCTTCCTGTACTAATTCCTCTGGGAGTTGATCAAGATCCTCACTTTAGATTAACACGAGATATTGCACCAAAGATTGGAAAACCAAAACCTTCGCTTATTCACAACATAATGATTCCTGCGCTTGAAGGGCCTGGAGGAAAAATGTCCGCATCTGCAGATAATGGCACAATCTATACAACTGATTCTCCAAATGCTGTTAAAAAGAAGATTAACAAGTATGCATTTTCTGGCGGTCAACCCGATGTAGAACAACATAGAAAGCTGGGAGGCAATCCAGATATTGATGTATCATATCAATATCTGAGAATCTTTTTTGAACCAGATGATATGAAGCTCAAAAAAATTTATGATGATTACAAATCAGGAAAAATGTTAACTGGAGAACTAAAAGCAATTCTAATTGAAAAGATAAATGCATTTTTAAAAATTCACCAAGAAAAGCGTGAAAAAGCAAGAGAGCTAGTACCCAAATTTTTACTAGAAAATAAATGAAGACAATAATTAACTGTCAAGACAAGTATGAAGCGCAGAAATTATCTAGTCTTATCTACATTAAAGATGGAAACGAGACGTTTATCACCGAAATACTAAACATTGTAGAAAATGAGCTAGTCATATCTCTAAAAGATAAATCAGCGCACAGTATTATCCTAGAAAGTACTAAACAAGTTGAAACATTTGCAGATTTTATTCAATCAGTTATAGAAAAACAGCATAAAATTATCAGTACTGTAACTATCAATGAAAAAGTTGAGATAGTAAAGGGTTAGACTAGTGATTTATCCATTTCATCAGCAAGTATTTCCTGAACTTTCAAAAAATACAGCTGTGTAGAATATGGCATTTCATCGATATTATTTTCAACTGCAATCATAAAGTATCTTACAGCACGCTTTGAGATATCCAGATTAAATTTTAGTGGTAAAATTGGATCCTGTTTTACTTTTATTTTATCTTGCAACCAAGGTGGAGTCATCTCAATACTTTCGGCAATAATTTTTTCATACCAATAAGCAAGATTCTCAGGATGAAGCCCTTTTTGTAAATTAGTGACATCATTATCCAGTTTTTTCATCATGTGATTAATTACAGTCACAGTAATGTCTTAGAATTTTTTGTTTTATCTCGATGACTCAATGTAAAGCAAGTAAATTGTCAACTCATGACAAGTTTCCCTCTGAATCAATTTCAGAGTTTCGTATTCTAGTTGTGGAAATTCTTTTTCCATCACCTGCAAGGATCATTGGGACCACTATTGTCTCGATTGGAGGCATGTTTTTTTCCTGTCTCAACTTGTTGAGATTATTTCCTTGGTAGCTGGTCTCTTGACTAGTTACTAGTGCTTCAACATCTTTTTCAAGCACTGCCGGGCCAAAATCATTGTCAAGTTTACTAATTTGATACTTGGAATTAGGAAATGTTTTCTCTATTATGGATTTTAGATTTATTTTTCTTGTTTCAAAATCATTAAGAGTTTTCTTTCCTTTTTGTATGGCAAACTCATCACTTGTTAGACCTATGATAACACCAGATGATACAGAGAATGCCTTTTCTAGCAATGCCAAATGACCTTTGTGAACAATATCAAAAGTTCCCCCGGTTGCAACAAGATTGAATTTTTTCATAATGACAGTTACATTTGAAATTAAATCTAGTTTACTAATACGAGGTGTATTGGACCTTTATCGCCAAGTGCAATACCGCTTGGATCCCAAATGTAAGTTTCAACATAGTATAACCCACTTTTTTCTGGAATCCACTCAACTGATGGCATCTGGGAATTTGGTCCTTCAAATTTTCCCTCGAATGTACCGATAAATTCAACATAAGGTGGTTTTCCAGATTGAATTACTTGTGCATAGTAAACATATTCTTGATCATATGATTCACTTTCAGAAGCAATCTGTATCCACATGTTACTTTGAATGTTAACTGGGGTGTCTTTTGTCAGACTGCTCAATAAATTACCATCTTTATCACTAATTGAAATATCATTAATGGAAATGCTTTTGCTTAAAATTTCGGGAGGGGTTACTTGAGCATTCAAAACATTTGATGAAAAGCTCTTTGATTCAGATAAAATCTTAAAACCGCTTGCTTGATTGATTCGTTTTTCGGTGAATGTGAATTCCTTTGTAGCTTTTGATTCAATAGTTCCCAAATCAATTGATGAGATTTTCAGTAATCGTGGAGGAGTAAATGCATCATAAAATATTAGGTGGGCAGTTGTATTCTCCGATTTTACACCACCATTGTTTGTAATTGTTCCAGAGAAGCTTATCGATTCTCCCATTATGGTATCAGTTGTTTTGAGATTAAGGGAGCTTGGTTTTACTCCAGCAGAATTGAAGCCTAAGAGATTGACTGAGATGTTAGTTATTGCGCTATTTTTTGTGGGGGATTTTATCACATATGGTGACTTTGCATTTGGTGGAATTACTTCTAAAAGAGAAGTGCCAACGGTTGATTCTAAGGGTTGAAGATTCACATCATCATAAAATCCAGCCCAAATTTTTACTCCAGTAACTGGGAAGTTTTTTGTATTCTGGACCTCACCGATAATTATCGTATATCCATCATCATCAGTGTAGTGATATGGGGTAAAACTAGTTAGAACTATACCAAGTGTAGGCTGTTTGTCTTGGAGTTGTGAATAGCTGGCACTAAACGGAAAAAGGCCAACAATCAAAATCAAGATTACAAGAAATTTCAATAGATGTTCTAATGAAGAGTGATTAATTTTATGTGAAATAGCATAATCTAAACAAGGTAGTTAGAAGGTTTTACCTTATTTCATCTAGGAATGATAAATAAGAAAAAGATGTAAATGATAAATTGTTATTTTATCTTCGTTTCTTCATTGCGGTAATTGCAAACCAGTAAACTAATCCTGGTGCTAGACCAACAATAAGTGGAATCCATACTGGCCATCCATCGACTACGCTTGCCATGTTAATTTCACCCTAACTTATCCTATTTAAATCCATCCTGTAGTCTGAAATCCTTCAAAGATCGCATGGCTTTAGAAAAATGTGTAAGTGGACTGAAGGGGATTTGAACCCCTGACCCCCCGCGTGCAAGGCGGGTATACTACCAGTCTATACTATCAGCCCACGGGAATCATGAAATTCGTGTTGATTTTAATTGTTGTCTTATTGGCCGGTAAAGATTTTATTTGCTCAAAAGGGGTTTTTTGTATGGTACTTTTAGAGTCGCAAATTAAATTAAAAACTGGTGATAAGATTCCAGATTTCTCTCTAAAAGGAATTGACGATAAAATTCATTCAGTAAGTGACTACAAAGACTATGATGGCAAGTTAATTATTTTCATGTGTAATCATTGCCCATATGTTAAAGCAAAAGTTGAGGCAATAAAGGAGATTCATGAAAAGTTTAGTGACAAGGTGGCAGTAGTTGGCATCAACAGTAATGACCCCATAGCCTTTCCAGATGATAATTTTGAAAACATGAAAAAGACTGCTTCAGAAAAGGGTATCAAATTTGACTATTTGGTAGATGACACACAAGAGGTAGCAAAAAGATTTGGGGCAATGTGCACACCAGACCCATTCCTATTTGACAAAAACGGAAATCTTGTTTTCCATGGAAGAATTGACAACGCAATGAAGCCAGAAGATGTAGCTACTGAAAAGACCATGATTGATAACATTACCAAATTACTAAATCAAGAAAAAATCCAAAAGGACTTTGATCCTTCAATTGGTTGTTCAATAAAGTGGAAGGAAAATTAAACTTAAATGAGTCTAGCCTAGAGAACTGTTCGTGGGCTCGTAGCTCAGCTTGGCTGGAGCGTTCGACTGATAAGATTTCTCAGAGATCGAAAGGTCATGTGTTCGAATCACATCGGGCCCATATTCTAATTCTTACTTTCAAAAACTGTTTCCGACCATTGTAATACTGCATCAATATCCTCCGTAATGAGGTCAGCCTTGATTCGCGTTTTTTTGCCAACCTTTCCACATAAAATTAATTTTAGATTTTTTCCAATCTTTGTTTTTAGCGATATAATAGATTCTGAAAAAAAGTTTAGGCCTTCTTCGGATTCTGAAAAAACAACAATTATCATTATTCCATTTTTTTGCTTCCAAATTCTCCCTAGAAATTTTTGAAGATCCAAATCAAAGATTACATCAATTGATGAGGACATATCACCCAAGTAGGAGACAGTCCATTTTTCATATCGATAAGATGCAGATGCTGCCTCTGCAAACAATGAGCTGTTTGCATCTGCAGATAGTATGAGGACATTCTTTTTTGGATCGTTGTCAATCGTGGAGGCTCTTAGGGATTGAATACAACTAGAAATGATGTTGTAAAGATATTTTCTTTCAGAATTTCCTATTTTTCCATCATCGTATTGTTTTTGAACAGATTTGATAGAAGGATAGATCACTTCTGAAATCATCTTTGTGGTAATGGCACCAGAATGAATACAATTTTGAATTAAGCTGTTAATTTGATTTTGTGTTCCTGTGTTAAGAAGTTCTGAAAACTTTTTTTGAATTTTATAATAGTCATCTGGGAAACTGTATTTTTCAATTCCCTCTTCGGTTAACCACAGTGTAATATTTCCAATGTTTTTTTGTGTGATACTTCCTTCTGCTGCAAAAATGTTAAGGTACTTTGTAATAGTTAATCTATTGATTCCTAGTTGTTCGGATACTTCGGTTCCAGAAAGACCAGTCTTTGATTCAGATAGTAGATCAATTATTTTTTCACGTATCTCATTGACTTGATATCCTCTTGCCATACTGGTCTAACCTTGCAGTATGGTATAAAGTCTAATTTTTTTTAGATATCAGGTTCACAAAAGAGACAAAACAAGTCTTAAATAGTTGTACCATAAAGTACGGTAAGAGGAAAGTAAATTGCCGAAAGCAGGATTCAAATCAATTACAGTTTCAGAAGCAGTTTACGATAAGTTCTTCAATGTTTATGAAAAGAACAAAGAAGACCTAACCATGAAAGGTGTAAACAGCTTTTCAGGATATGTCACATACATGTTAGAGGAGATGATGCAAAAGGACAAAACCTTTGCAAGATATGCTCCAAAATTAGAAAAGATTTCAGTTGACGGAGACAGAGTTGTTCTTAAAGATAATATCAAAAACAGGATTGCTGAAGTTACAATTCAGCGAGGCGAGCTATTCTGCCAGCTATGTGATGAAAAAGATTGTGTCCA encodes:
- a CDS encoding thioredoxin family protein gives rise to the protein MVLLESQIKLKTGDKIPDFSLKGIDDKIHSVSDYKDYDGKLIIFMCNHCPYVKAKVEAIKEIHEKFSDKVAVVGINSNDPIAFPDDNFENMKKTASEKGIKFDYLVDDTQEVAKRFGAMCTPDPFLFDKNGNLVFHGRIDNAMKPEDVATEKTMIDNITKLLNQEKIQKDFDPSIGCSIKWKEN
- a CDS encoding tryptophan--tRNA ligase produces the protein MSVDDFVVTPWHVEGDIDYDKLIKQFGTEKISSELLKKITKITGEDHFMLRRGVFFSHRDLGNLLNEYEKGKKFFLYTGRGPSGHTHIGHLVPWVFAKWLQDKFDVNMYFQLTDDEKFFSKQNLTLEETNKYAFENALDFIALGFDPKKTKIIINTQNISTLYPIAAQVAKKINFSNTKAVFGFTNETNIGMIFYTSLQSAPCFIEDLPVLIPLGVDQDPHFRLTRDIAPKIGKPKPSLIHNIMIPALEGPGGKMSASADNGTIYTTDSPNAVKKKINKYAFSGGQPDVEQHRKLGGNPDIDVSYQYLRIFFEPDDMKLKKIYDDYKSGKMLTGELKAILIEKINAFLKIHQEKREKARELVPKFLLENK
- a CDS encoding phenylalanine--tRNA ligase subunit alpha, with the translated sequence MSQVFHDIEKKIIRVLKEKPKISPEKLEEETTLSTDQIRRGIEWLKLKNLLDVSETKKTLIKLGKNGLESKANGLPERQLLNLLKDGPKQLQDLQKEMKSVFGPAMGIARKNNWIKSDGDKISLNNPPLELPGEKIINQIGESKISLEEISNKSDYNSLVKRPDFITEEITTSKTISLSESARNIELDDTSGAIDVEADTPKVFAARTHPLKDTIDEIRETFVTLGFSEIFGNLSQSSFWNFDALFTPQDHPAREMQDTFYLKNLRDKKPATPTQIKNVSSSHKKNWRYQWDISESQKMVLRTHTTCVTIKYLAEQKPDDARVFSLGRVFRNEKVSYKHLVEFNQIEGIVVGKNATLRDLMGIQKEFYKRLGLTKIKFWPTFFPYTEPSLQTMVYNDRLGKWVELFGMGIFRPEVTKPLGITKPVLAWGGGIERIAMLKYGLDDVREFYNNNLSWLRSTPKCQ
- a CDS encoding EVE domain-containing protein gives rise to the protein MVNYWLAKQEPSSYNFETLKKEKKTVWDGVHNNLALKHIRNMKKGDQILFYHSGDQKQAVGIMEVTKNPYPNPDEKDERYVVVDVKYKSQLKNPVTLSEMKKQKKFKNWELLRISRLSVMPVPKEIWSSILKLSK
- a CDS encoding Lrp/AsnC family transcriptional regulator, with amino-acid sequence MATAYVLINCELGSEEAIIQQLKGLEGVREVHGTFGAYDILAKIESDTVEKLRETITWKIRKIEKIRSTLTLMGIEGQT
- a CDS encoding phenylalanine--tRNA ligase subunit beta; translated protein: MPVVELSYSRLEKLIGKVSRKQILESLPYLGLDIESESKDEIRIEYSPNRPDYSTDFGIALGMQGLLGTKKGLYKLKISSGSNKILVDSSVSKIRPYVTSIIAKGGSIDDATIKQLMVMQEDLHFGIGRRRKKSSIGIHDLDTISFPLKYSTTDKNHKFTPLNSNQEQTITDILKNTDVGRDYGSILGNSTKFPIIIDSKGKTVSFPPIINASMTTVTTKTKNLLVEVTGLNKDDVEDALSVVATILQSAGFKLESVKISGSKNSSPLLKNKKLTLDSDLVNKTLGTNLTTSLICSCLKKSRLDAIAKGKKIECTIPRYRFDIFGPMDLVEEVALGYGIQNLEPILSPSLTVGQKNQFSEKLKTLSSVLVGLGFTEALNSSLTSERILYSSTQRDPKDSISVVDSKSQEHTILRDSLLPGLIENLSRNIHEQYPQKLFEIGTVFTLGNPINETTHVACVSAHQSSNFTEIKSIMQSMLKTSFNLDSLTKTSSESLFKKGRSAKVILNGNSIGTIGEIDSAIIENFKIRVPVVGFEINLPG
- a CDS encoding pantetheine-phosphate adenylyltransferase produces the protein MKKFNLVATGGTFDIVHKGHLALLEKAFSVSSGVIIGLTSDEFAIQKGKKTLNDFETRKINLKSIIEKTFPNSKYQISKLDNDFGPAVLEKDVEALVTSQETSYQGNNLNKLRQEKNMPPIETIVVPMILAGDGKRISTTRIRNSEIDSEGNLS
- a CDS encoding ArsR family transcriptional regulator, which gives rise to MARGYQVNEIREKIIDLLSESKTGLSGTEVSEQLGINRLTITKYLNIFAAEGSITQKNIGNITLWLTEEGIEKYSFPDDYYKIQKKFSELLNTGTQNQINSLIQNCIHSGAITTKMISEVIYPSIKSVQKQYDDGKIGNSERKYLYNIISSCIQSLRASTIDNDPKKNVLILSADANSSLFAEAASASYRYEKWTVSYLGDMSSSIDVIFDLDLQKFLGRIWKQKNGIMIIVVFSESEEGLNFFSESIISLKTKIGKNLKLILCGKVGKKTRIKADLITEDIDAVLQWSETVFESKN